The following proteins are co-located in the Ailuropoda melanoleuca isolate Jingjing chromosome 13, ASM200744v2, whole genome shotgun sequence genome:
- the SLC25A19 gene encoding mitochondrial thiamine pyrophosphate carrier isoform X1 — translation MLYGPEAGMVGYDPKADGRSISSFEVAVAGSVSGLVTRVMVSPLDVIKIRFQLQIERLSRSDPSAKYYGILQAGRQILQEEGLAAFWKGHVPAQLLSIGYGAVQFLSFELLTELVHRATEYDARDFSVHFACGGLSASAATLAVQPVDVLRTRFAAQGEPKVYKTLRDAVVTMYRTEGPLVFYKGLNPTLIAIFPYAGFQFSFYSALKHVHEWVLPAQGRKNENLKNLLCGSGAGVISKTLTYPLDLLKKRLQVGGFERARATFGQVRSYRGLLHCAQQVLREEGPTGFFKGLSPSLLKAALSTGFVFFWYELFCNLFHHMKKADS, via the exons ATGTTGTATGGGCCAGAGGCAGGGATGGTTGGCTATGACCCCAAAGCCGATGGCAGGAGTATCTCCAGTTTTGAGGTGGCGGTGGCTGGGTCTGTGTCTGGACTTGTCACTCGCGTGATGGTCAGCCCCTTGGATGTCATCAAGATCCGTTTCCAG CTTCAGATTGAACGCCTGTCTCGCAGTGACCCCAGTGCAAAATACTATGGGATCCTGCAGGCTGGGAGACAGATTTTGCAAGAGGAAGGCCTCGCAGCATTCTGGAAAGGACACGTCCCAGCGCAGCTTCTCTCTATAGGCTATGGAGCTGTCCAA TTTCTGTCGTTTGAACTGCTGACCGAGCTGGTGCACAGAGCCACTGAGTACGACGCCCGTGACTTCTCAGTGCACTTCGCATGCGGCGGCCTGTCCGCCAGCGCCGCCACCCTGGCCGTGCAGCCCGTGGACGTGCTGCGCACTCGCTTTGCAGCTCAGGGCGAGCCCAAG GTGTATAAAACCCTGCGAGATGCTGTGGTGACCATGTACCGGACCGAAGGCCCCTTGGTTTTCTACAAAGGCTTGAACCCCACCTTGATCGCCATCTTCCCCTACGCCGGGTTCCAGTTCTCCTTCTACAGCGCCTTGAAGCATGTGCACGAGTGGGTCCTGCCCGCCCAGGGAAGGAAGAACG AGAACCTCAAAAACCTGCTGTGTGGCAGTGGAGCCGGAGTCATCAGCAAGACCCTCACATACCCCCTGGACCTCCTCAAGAAGCGGCTGCAGGTCGGAGGGTTTGAGCGGGCCCGAGCCACCTTTGGCCAG gTTCGCAGCTATAGGGGCCTCCTGCATTGTGCCCAGCAGGTGCTGCGAGAGGAAGGCCCCACGGGCTTCTTCAAGGGCCTGTCCCCCAGCCTGCTGAAGGCTGCTCTCTCCACTGGCTTCGTGTTCTTCTGGTATGAGCTCTTCTGTAACCTCTTCCACCACATGAAGAAGGCGGACAGCTAG
- the SLC25A19 gene encoding mitochondrial thiamine pyrophosphate carrier isoform X2 — protein sequence MLYGPEAGMVGYDPKADGRSISSFEVAVAGSVSGLVTRVMVSPLDVIKIRFQLQIERLSRSDPSAKYYGILQAGRQILQEEGLAAFWKGHVPAQLLSIGYGAVQVYKTLRDAVVTMYRTEGPLVFYKGLNPTLIAIFPYAGFQFSFYSALKHVHEWVLPAQGRKNENLKNLLCGSGAGVISKTLTYPLDLLKKRLQVGGFERARATFGQVRSYRGLLHCAQQVLREEGPTGFFKGLSPSLLKAALSTGFVFFWYELFCNLFHHMKKADS from the exons ATGTTGTATGGGCCAGAGGCAGGGATGGTTGGCTATGACCCCAAAGCCGATGGCAGGAGTATCTCCAGTTTTGAGGTGGCGGTGGCTGGGTCTGTGTCTGGACTTGTCACTCGCGTGATGGTCAGCCCCTTGGATGTCATCAAGATCCGTTTCCAG CTTCAGATTGAACGCCTGTCTCGCAGTGACCCCAGTGCAAAATACTATGGGATCCTGCAGGCTGGGAGACAGATTTTGCAAGAGGAAGGCCTCGCAGCATTCTGGAAAGGACACGTCCCAGCGCAGCTTCTCTCTATAGGCTATGGAGCTGTCCAA GTGTATAAAACCCTGCGAGATGCTGTGGTGACCATGTACCGGACCGAAGGCCCCTTGGTTTTCTACAAAGGCTTGAACCCCACCTTGATCGCCATCTTCCCCTACGCCGGGTTCCAGTTCTCCTTCTACAGCGCCTTGAAGCATGTGCACGAGTGGGTCCTGCCCGCCCAGGGAAGGAAGAACG AGAACCTCAAAAACCTGCTGTGTGGCAGTGGAGCCGGAGTCATCAGCAAGACCCTCACATACCCCCTGGACCTCCTCAAGAAGCGGCTGCAGGTCGGAGGGTTTGAGCGGGCCCGAGCCACCTTTGGCCAG gTTCGCAGCTATAGGGGCCTCCTGCATTGTGCCCAGCAGGTGCTGCGAGAGGAAGGCCCCACGGGCTTCTTCAAGGGCCTGTCCCCCAGCCTGCTGAAGGCTGCTCTCTCCACTGGCTTCGTGTTCTTCTGGTATGAGCTCTTCTGTAACCTCTTCCACCACATGAAGAAGGCGGACAGCTAG